A stretch of the Ostrea edulis chromosome 9, xbOstEdul1.1, whole genome shotgun sequence genome encodes the following:
- the LOC130050575 gene encoding thermal hysteresis protein YL-1-like has product MAFPKITNYSQINYNVRFLTSSTTCTGVYRGSSATTCTGVYRGSSATTCIGVYRGSSATTCTGVYRVSSATTCTGVYRGSSATTCTGVYRGSSATTCTGVYRGSSATTCTGVYRGSSATTCIGVFRGSSENAYENTSSDAHG; this is encoded by the exons ATGGCTTTCCCAAAAATTACCAATTATAGTCAAATCAattacaat GTGCGCTTCCTTACAAGTTCTACAACATGTACCGGGGTATATCGAGGAAGTTCAGCTACAACATGTACCGGAGTATATCGAGGGAGTTCAGCTACAACATGTATCGGGGTATATCGAGGGAGTTCAGCTACAACATGTACCGGGGTATATCGAGTAAGTTCAGCTACAACATGTACCGGAGTATATCGAGGAAGTTCAGCTACAACATGCACCGGAGTATATCGAGGAAGTTCAGCTACAACATGTACCGGGGTATATCGAGGAAGTTCAGCTACAACATGTACCGGAGTATATCGAGGGAGTTCAGCTACAACATGTATCGGGGTATTTCGAGGAAGTTCAGAGAACGCATATGAAAATACATCGTCGGATGCCCATGGATGA
- the LOC125659899 gene encoding uncharacterized protein LOC125659899: MEFLKVLVVLIVVSHGSLSKPVSSEDEIRDIVGKLERLAASLRQYVVDGSRPENSMSSIVPESGSTSEFPIPDTRPLGLWGLDDKELDPSSPTYKWLYKMFGKLLKPYFSSFPSGPYSLEMQLTPRNVVTMLNAWYNNADQMMTKEQTFVNVVRELLDAHFQCATSRINQIVFYVFKEQVRAMTEDDWKINTRVRKVLGNWITDTAIVGKVAQKIVLAAHRHAYGDIMEHIEYSQLNDIMEFLPKMKMFMWKAEQNKWTPVVFNEKLNQLLTDYDAVFQCPSVRDLWKFHQTIVRRFQERLSEIKPFAETEAWLKEVLPTYMTTDATPAITAILQVYKDYVQSVMLQLELVENHVTSGNTADITNFMSQFLAPHQLQYLQSIFEFNIKNIREIMEMGQIRNENTGNGRSKGRCTEFNERCR; the protein is encoded by the exons ATGGAGTTCTTGAAAGTCCTCGTGGTTTTGATCGTAGTTTCACACG GATCGCTATCAAAGCCAGTGAGTTCTGAGGATGAAATACGTGACATCGTCGGAAAACTAGAGAGACTCGCAGCAAGCTTAAGACAGTATGTAGTTGACGGTAGTAGGCCTGAGAATTCTATGAGCAGTATCGTGCCAGAAAGCGGGTCTACGTCAGAATTCCCTATCCCCGATACCAGACCGCTCGGGCTTTGGGGACTCGATGACAAAGAACTTGATCCCTCCTCTCCAACATACAAATGGCTATACAAAATGTTCGGAAAGCTTCTGAAGCCATACTTCAGCAGTTTCCCAAGTGGACCGTATTCAC TGGAGATGCAGTTAACACCACGTAATGTTGTCACAATGCTGAATGCATGGTACAACAACGCTGACCAAATGATGACCAAAGAACAGACTTTTGTTAACGTTGTCAGAGAGCTCTTGGATGCCCATTTCCAGTGTGCAACGTCAAGAATCAACCAAATAGTTTTCT ATGTTTTTAAGGAACAAGTACGTGCAATGACCGAAGATGACTGGAAAATCAACACTCGCGTGAGGAAAGTTCTAGGGAATTGGATAACGGATACGGCCATTGTGGGCAAAGTCGCCCAGAAAATTGTTCTGGCAGCGCATAGACATGCCTACGGGGACATAATGGAGCACATTGAATATTCCCAACTTAATG ATATCATGGAATTCCttcccaaaatgaaaatgttcatgTGGAAAGCTGAGCAAAATAAATGGACACCAGTCGTGTTCAATGAGAAACTGAATCAACTTTTGACGGACTATGACGCTGTCTTTCAATGTCCGAGTGTGCGTGATCTTTGGAAATTCCACCAAACAATTGTTAGACGTTTTCAAGAGAG GTTATCCGAAATCAAACCCTTTGCTGAGACAGAGGCTTGGCTAAAGGAAGTCCTACCCACATACATGACTACAGACGCCACCCCCGCCATTACTGCCATCCTACAAGTGTACAAGGACTACGTCCAGTCGGTCATGCTGCAGTTAGAACTAGTGGAGAACCACGTGACCAGCGGAAATACGGCCGACATCACGAATTTCATGTCCCAATTCCTCG CACCGCATCAGCTCCAGTATTTGCAGTCCATCTTTGAATTCAACATTAAGAATATCCGCGAAATCATGGAAATGGGACAAATAAGGAACGAAAATACCGGTAACGGACGTTCCAAGGGTAGATGTACCGAATTCAATGAGAGGTGTAGATGA